One Cardiocondyla obscurior isolate alpha-2009 linkage group LG11, Cobs3.1, whole genome shotgun sequence DNA segment encodes these proteins:
- the Rab3-gef gene encoding MAP kinase-activating death domain protein isoform X2, which produces MDIQKKFLCPRLVDYLAIVGSRMPAASRQPVQVPELLRRYPVEDHKDFPLPLDMVYFCQPEGCSSVGPKRTALREATSFTFTLTDKDSGKTRYGICVNFYRPTERAGVMASGNMSVKREKYNTTFRRESWRKSMERSTDSAFSSDYRSSAVGPSDSERDCSSSRRDSDTPQVPHAPRLEFIAPSGDSESGGSHSPSPRASRRRQRVRNHTLTSLCIISHHPFFSMFRECLFVLRKIIDACNESFSPQKVGASRQTNRDTVWSVLTGQALGDTPSIVLHDVREIETWILRLLSSPVPVPAKTRVEVEIISSNMQPPLCFALPDHTRFTLVDFPLHLPLELLGVDICLKVLTLILLENKIVLQSRDYNALSMSVMAFVTMIYPLEYMFPAIPLLPTCMSCAEQLLLAPTPFVIGIPASFLLYKKNFRLPDDIWLVDLDSNKITAPSALNEDSLPPLPEPEGTILKNHLKQAMQLMDQVGSSAMASMAGPPLAPQDASLRMSFQAQSRRESTVSHHFTLNVASTKHRPSVDQFTHSHAPLNSPGASSSSSPPRRPSMSQTVGPGPGGQFSPKATGQNSTAPFNPFIYGNDVDSVDIATRVAMVRFFNSQNLLANFTEHTRTLRLYPRPVVAFQINSFLRSRPRKSSFLNKFARTQAVEFLAEWSLTPSNVAFLRVQTGVFDPAQIGDKPRWYASNLEPIYFPVWDSGSSLANALKAMKEHETQPTDESGSDSEGAESTSSSYSSLSDFVSEMASSDLSPGYNCPQASQPQQMSLSVDPKNVYNPPSSLQYPGVEEDSPVRPESPPSTSSSHSDLSSPSLNRDSELELNPKIHEGSQSANDKEEGGSFESDSASTITPRTILSAQSSVGQFTGISMGALGTQSSLNDTERPATPHRTSRISRYVTPVPPTGPGLQRQPSVGNVLARASSFNTAGPLLPRQISAVNTGEHHHEATQLQRQASAGPVIMQKQGNDNTVQRQNSGGNATGNGVLRQGSQGSLFEQIASQAKDLMRETTRQSSQDGLLAHMDKLKHQAKEKITEAGEDSLFAPLEQLTQQTKKAMGEATKSVQEVSKTALEASKTAAGVSKNTLDDLTYVGKSTLGDLTKSAKEVAAKKGLLKGLGESQQSPVHSPQSPGSQRKDSISNQLVASDTRGGVGRDFFSNISSDLNGIAAQTSSMFSDLFGSKNNSKSSSFFPQNQKSKEKNPILGPFPKAKTGLVERSSLIKHSTHKVNQEDAQRLQNAERSSTNSDNQAFLNDVITQVLAGEGVGWLKLNRLKKLMEDENYRDLVVTKLNKGLNRKISPNDHIDDVAISKPVYKGMLKCLQAVTHGLAHTYNNFGLGGMASVFQLMEIAHTHYWSKDLSEGSGFDSSLMSQASSPFGSRENLKSPQSPNQSDFMDVSQRSDLPQVHLDVPQAPPAGDTSQSTTDMFLDMFTKKGKFLSKLTSFDSESGRGGGTGSSEALSTDGGSIITNPAFRQAHQASFRSTVSDSEVEQGNFPRQGKQRSGSVWSSKSSLSTGFRYHGGSLIPTTAVPSPETARTYLFEGLLGKERSSLWDEMQFWEDAFLDAVSQERDMMGMDQGPGEMVERYKSLSESERRRLEHEEDRLLCTLLHNLTAVLVMLNVDKNELKRKVRRLLGKSHIGLIYSQELNLLLDQINNLHGNDIDLKPLTSRQMHRQSFTVHSGVDAEGDLRFLEVRHDGLVLRSVNGVIVERWWYERVVNMTYSPKNKVLCLWRRSGGDTELHKYYTKKCKDVYYCIKDAMEKAAARGRGANAGYELGGEFPVQDMRTGEGGLLQVCMEGVGLLFANSKDFEFFVRLDHIRKCFTQKDGIFVLEEFNPKTRQVIQRKYKSQMASDICYAVLCVFSYVAAGTEKGKQQQQPPQPQQHSLQPHHQRQHQHQQQQHQHQQQQQQHQQQQHQQQQHQQHQQQQQNYQSRHPYQQHRQEQSQPSNPTPQMHKPTQLDPHPRQH; this is translated from the exons ATGGATATACAGAAGAAGTTCCTGTGTCCCCGACTGGTGGATTATCTCGCCATCGTGGGGTCCAGGATGCCCGCTGCCTCTCGTCAGCCCGTACAG GTACCGGAGCTGCTACGTAGATATCCGGTGGAGGATCACAAGGACTTTCCTCTGCCTTTGGATATGGTGTACTTCTGTCAGCCGGAAGGCTGCAGCAGCGTGGGACCGAAGCGTACGGCCTTACGAGAGGCGACGTCATTCACCTTCACCCTTACCGACAAGGATTCAG GAAAAACGCGTTATGGAATCTGCGTGAATTTCTATCGACCTACGGAGAGAGCGGGGGTCATGGCCAGCGGAAACATGTCGGTCAAAAGAGAGAAGTACAACACCACGTTTCGCAGGGAAAGCTGGAGGAAGAGCATGGAGAGAAGCACGGACTCCGCTTTTTCTAG CGACTATAGGAGCAGTGCGGTGGGTCCGAGTGACTCTGAGAGAGATTGCTCCAGTAGCAGAAGGGACTCGGATACCCCGCAGGTACCTCACGCCCCGAGATTGGAGTTCATCGCACCGAGCGGAGACAGCGAAAGTGGCGGCAGTCATTCCCCTTCGCCACGCGCGTCTCGAAGACGTCAG AGGGTTCGCAATCACACCTTAACTTCGTTATGCATCATTTCGCATCATCCGTTCTTTTCGATGTTCCGGGAGTGTCTTTTCGTTCTGAGGAAGATTATCGATGCGTGCAACGAGAGCTTTTCGCCGCAAAAGGTGGGAGCCTCTCGTCAGACCAACAG AGATACGGTATGGAGCGTGCTAACTGGTCAAGCTCTAGGCGATACACCGTCCATCGTGCTTCACGATGTTCGCGAGATCGAAACGTGGATATTGCGATTGCTCAGTAGCCCTGTGCCCGTTCCGGCGAAGACACGCGTTGAAGTTGAGATAATATCATCGAATATGCAGCCTCCACTGTGCTTTGCCCTGCCGGACCACACCAGGTTTACTCTAGTCGATTTTCCTTTGCATCTACCGCTGGAGCTCCTAGGCGTCGACATATGTCTAAAGGTCCTTACTCTCATCCTCTTAGAGAACAAG atTGTACTTCAGTCACGCGATTACAACGCGTTGTCCATGTCGGTTATGGCGTTCGTCACGATGATTTATCCACTGGAGTACATGTTTCCGGCGATACCTTTGCTTCCCACATGCATGAGCTGCGCGGAACAGCTGTTGCTTGCCCCAACGCCCTTCGTGATCGGAATACCCGCGTCTTTCTTGCTGTACAAGAAGAACTTCAGGCTGCCCGACGATATCTGGCTGGTGGATTTGGATAGCAATAAGATTACGGCGCCTAGCGCTCTGAACGAGGATAGTTTACCGCCATTACCGGAGCCGGAGGGCACTATTCTAAAGAATCATCTAAAGCAG GCAATGCAACTGATGGATCAAGTTGGCTCTAgt GCGATGGCCAGTATGGCAGGCCCACCGTTGGCCCCGCAGGACGCGTCGCTGCGTATGTCCTTTCAAGCGCAGAGCAGAAGAGAAAGCACGGTCTCTCATCATTTCACCTTAAA cgTTGCTTCGACAAAGCACAGACCGAGCGTCGATCAGTTCACGCATTCTCACGCCCCATTAAATTCACCCGGCGCGAGCTCGTCGTCGAGCCCACCTCGTCGGCCGTCGATGTCACAGACAGTTGGACCCGGACCGGGCGGCCAGTTTTCGCCGAAGGCAACTGGACAAAACTCGACGGCGCCTTTCAACCCTTTCATCTACGGGAACGACGTGGACTCGGTGGATATCGCTACGCGGGTCGCCATGGTACGGTTCTTCAATTCGCAGAACCTGCTGGCCAACTTCACCGAGCACACGCGGACTTTGCGGCTGTACCCTCGGCCGGTGGTGGCCTTCCAGATCAACTCGTTTCTCCGCTCGCGGCCCAGGAAGAGCAGCTTCCTCAACAAGTTTGCGCGCACGCAGGCGGTCGAATTCCTGGCCGAATGGTCTTTAACACCGAGTAACGTGGCCTTCCTCCGAGTGCAAACCGGCGTGTTCGATCCCGCGCAGATCGGCGACAAGCCGCGCTGGTACGCGAGCAATCTCGAGCCGATCTACTTCCCTGTCTGGGATTCCGGTAGCTCGCTGGCGAACGCTTTGAAGGCGATGAAGGAGCACGAGACTCAGCCTACGGACGAGAGTGGGTCGGATTCCGAAGGTGCGGAGAGCACCAGTTCTTCTTATTCTTCCCTAAGCGACTTTGTCTCCGAGATGGCATCGTCTGATTTGTCACCAG GTTACAACTGTCCGCAAGCGAGTCAGCCGCAACAAATGTCGCTTTCGGTAGACCCGAAGAACGTTTACAACCCACCGAGCTCTCTGCAATATCCGGGAGTGGAGGAGGATTCGCCAGTGCGTCCTGAGAGTCCGCCGAGCACGTCTTCTAGTCACAGCGATCTCAGCAGCCCGAGCTTGAACAGGGACTCTGAGCTCGAGTTAAATCCAAAAATTCACGAGGGCTCGCAGTCGGCTAAC GATAAAGAGGAGGGTGGTAGCTTTGAGTCAGACTCCGCGTCGACAATAACACCGCGCACTATCCTGAGCGCACAAAGTTCGGTAGGACAGTTCACAGGGATAAGCATGGGAGCTTTAGGCACTCAGTCTTCGCTCAACGACACTGAACGTCCTGCCACACCTCACAGGACCTCGCGTATCAGTAGATATGTCACTCCT GTACCGCCTACGGGACCGGGTTTGCAGCGCCAGCCGAGCGTCGGCAACGTCCTGGCGAGAGCTTCTAGTTTCAATACCGCCGGGCCACTTTTGCCGCGGCAGATAAGCGCGGTCAATACCGGCGAGCATCACCACGAGGCGACGCAGCTTCAGCGTCAGGCATCGGCTGGGCCGGTGATTATGCAGAAACAAGGCAACGACAACACGGTGCAACGACAAAACAGCGGTGGCAATGCTACCGGAAACGGTGTGCTTCGCCAGGGCTCGCAGGGTTCCTTGTTCGAGCAAATCGCCAGCCAGGCAAAGGACTTGATGCGGGAGACTACGAGACAAAGCAGCCAGGACGGGTTACTCGCGCACATGGACAAG CTGAAGCATcaggcgaaagaaaaaattacggAGGCAGGCGAGGATAGTTTATTTGCGCCACTGGAGCAA TTGACGCAGCAGACGAAAAAGGCGATGGGCGAGGCCACAAAGTCGGTGCAGGAGGTATCAAAGACCGCGTTAGAAGCTAGTAAAACTGCAGCGGGTGTGAGTAAGAACACGTTGGATGATCTGACGTACGTCGGTAAAAGCACATTGGGAGACCTAACGAAAAGTGCCAAAGAAGTTGCCGCGAAAAAAGGATTGCTCAAG GGCCTTGGAGAGTCGCAACAATCACCGGTGCACAGTCCGCAGTCACCCGGCTCGCAGCGGAAAGATTCGATCAGCAATCAGTTGGTCGCATCTGACACGCGTGGTGGCGTCGGGCGAGACTTTTTCAGCAATATTAGCAGCGATTTAAACGGAATCGCAGCACAGACTAGTAGCATGTTTAGCGATTTATTCG gtagtaaaaataattctaagaGCAGCAGCTTTTTCCCACAAAATCAGaaatcgaaagagaaaaatcctaTTCTTGGACCATTTCCGAAAG CAAAAACCGGTTTGGTGGAACGGTCTTCGTTGATCAAACATTCTACACATAAAGTTAATCAAGAAGATGCGCAAAGATTACAAAACGCGGAACGCTCCAGCACAAATAGCGACAATCAAGCCTTTTTAAATGAC GTGATAACGCAAGTGTTGGCTGGCGAAGGTGTTGGCTGGCTCAAATTAAATAGATTGAAGAAGCTAATGGAAGATGAAAATTATCGAGATTTAGTTGTGACCAAATTGAACAAAGGTCTTAATAGAAAGATTAGTCCCAATGATCATATTGACGATGTg gCCATATCGAAGCCCGTATATAAGGGAATGTTAAAGTGCCTTCAAGCAGTAACGCATGGTCTCGCACACACGTATAACAATTTTGGACTAGGCGGGATGGCTTCTGTCTTCCAACTGATGGAAATCGCTCACACGCATTACTGGAGCAAAGATCTGTCCGAAGGTAGTGGCTTCGACAGCTCTTTAATGTCGCAG GCGTCTAGCCCATTCGGTAGCAGGGAAAACCTGAAATCTCCGCAATCTCCGAATCAGTCAGATTTTATGGATGTTTCGCAAAGATCAG acTTGCCGCAAGTGCATTTGGATGTGCCACAAGCACCACCGGCAGGAGATACCAGCCAGTCAACGACGGACATGTTTTTAGATATGTTCACGAAGAAGGGAAAATTTTTAAGCAAGCTCACTTCGTTCGACTCAGAG AGTGGGCGGGGTGGTGGAACGGGGAGCAGCGAAGCTTTATCCACTGACGGAGGTAGCATTATCACTAATCCTGCTTTTCGGCAAGCGCACCAAGCTTCCTTTCGAAGCACCGTGTCTGATAGCGAGGTCGAGCAAGGCAAT TTTCCTCGGCAGGGCAAGCAGCGTTCTGGTAGCGTCTGGTCCAGTAAATCGTCCTTAAGCACCGGATTCCGATACCACGGCGGAAGTTTAATACCCACCACGGCGGTACCAAGTCCGGAGACTGCAAGAACGTATCTCTTCGAAG gtTTATTAGGAAAAGAAAGATCATCTTTGTGGGACGAAATGCAGTTCTGGGAAGATGCCTTCTTGGATGCTGTCTCGCAAGAACGCGATATGATGGGCATGGACCAAGGACCTGGAGAAATGGTGGAGAG GTATAAAAGTTTAAGCGAGAGCGAAAGGCGACGGCTGGAGCACGAGGAGGACAGACTGTTGTGCACTCTGCTGCATAATCTCACCGCCGTTCTCGTGATGCTGAACGTCGACAAGAACGAACTGAAGCGCAAGGTGCGCCGGTTGTTGGGCAAGAGTCACATCGGTCTTATCTATAGTCAGGAACTGAACTTACTTCTTGACCAGATAAACAATCTC catGGAAACGACATTGATCTGAAGCCCCTGACGTCCCGACAAATGCACCGCCAGTCGTTCACCGTGCACTCAGGAGTCGACGCCGAAGGTGATTTACGATTCCTCGAGGTTCGCCACGATGGTCTCGTGCTGAGATCGGTGAACGGTGTGATAGTCGAGCGCTGGTGGTACGAGCGGGTGGTTAACATGACCTATAGTCCGAAGAACAAGGTTCTCTGCTTGTGGAGGAGAAGCGGTGGAGATACTGAGTTACACAAATATTACACCAAAAAG TGCAAGGACGTGTACTACTGCATTAAGGACGCCATGGAAAAGGCGGCAGCTCGCGGGCGAGGTGCGAACGCTGGCTACGAGCTCGGTGGCGAGTTTCCGGTGCAGGACATGCGAACGGGCGAAGGTGGGCTTCTACAAGTCTGCATGGAGGGCGTCGGTCTCTTATTCGCAAATAGCAAG GATTTCGAG TTTTTTGTAAGACTCGATCATATCCGCAAGTGCTTTACTCAAAAGGATGGAATCTTTGTTTTGGAAGAATTCA atccTAAAACTAGACAAGTAATTCAACGTAAATATAAGTCTCAAATG GCATCTGACATCTGCTACGCTGTTCTCTGCGTATTTTCTTACGTGGCGGCTGGCACTGAAAAAGGGAAACAGCAACAACAGCCACCACAGCCTCAGCAGCACAGTTTGCAGCCGCATCATCAACGTCAGCATCAGCACCAACAACAGCAGCACCAGCaccaacagcagcagcagcagcatcaacagcagcagcaccagcagcagcagcatcaACAGCaccagcagcaacagcaaaaTTATCAGAGCCGACATCCTTATCAACAGCACAGACAAGAGCAATCGCAGCCGAGTAACCCGACTCCGCAAATGCATAAACCTACGCAGCTGGATCCTCATCCTCGTCAGCACTGA